The following proteins are co-located in the Camelina sativa cultivar DH55 chromosome 12, Cs, whole genome shotgun sequence genome:
- the LOC104733939 gene encoding uncharacterized protein LOC104733939 gives MDMLNEHFDLLDVALIRAIPLGGNQKDDSFGWHFTKTGLYTVKSGYHTARHDVVRTFAATGSGPEITPLLASVWRVRCPPNIQHFMWQVLSGCISVSANLGRRGIACDLRCVRCGTDMETINHAIFVCPPARQVWALAHVPVGPNFFPTESVYANVDHFLGQQNPGAHVAAFPWLMWFIWKARNACVFDNIIERPEDIVRVAEGEAAAWQQAQLEEDQVTYPIIPGASEIPVRVATASLPLVYSGYRCFIDGSWKAGDLYAGAGWCCTSVQTALPFLGAKNFRRSLSPLHTEVEAFVWAMRCMIGHDFREVAFYTDCSDLVKMVSSPSDWPAFSAMLYKGDRQANVSVLSTTLFHFGER, from the exons ATGGATATGCTTAATGAGCATTTTGATCTACTTGATGTTGCATTGATAAGGGCTATACCATTGGGTGGTAATCAAAAGGATGATTCTTTCGGTTGGCACTTCACGAAAACTGGGCTGTATACAGTCAAATCAGGCTACCACACTGCACGTCATGACGTGGTTCGGACCTTTGCGGCCACTGGTTCTGGCCCGGAAATTACCCCCCTACTCGCTAGCGTGTGGAGGGTTCGTTGTCCACCTAATATCcagcattttatgtggcaggttcTATCTGGTTGTATTTCGGTTTCGGCAAATTTGGGACGACGGGGTATTGCTTGTGATTTACGGTGCGTACGATGTGGTACGGATATGGAGACAATAAATCACGCTATCTTTGTGTGTCCTCCGGCCCGTCAGGTTTGGGCCCTAGCACATGTGCCGGTGGGTCCTAATTTCTTTCCAACAGAATCAGTATATGCAAATGTTGATCACTTTTTAGGGCAGCAGAATCCTGGGGCTCATGTTGCGGCTTTCCCTTGGCTCATGTGGTTTATTTGGAAAGCGAGGAATGCATGTGTCTTTGACAATATTATTGAGCGGCCGGAGGATATTGTTAGGGTAGCAGAGGGAGAAGCTGCAGCGTGGCAGCAGGCTCAGCTAGAAGAAGATCAAGTGACCTATCCCATTATCCCAGGTGCTTCGGAGATACCAGTTAGGGTGGCTACTGCTTCCCTTCCCTTGGTCTATTCGGGATACCGATGTTTTAtagatggctcttggaaagcaggGGATTTGTATGCAGGTGCTGGATGGTGTTGTACCTCGGTCCAGACAGCGTTGCCGTTTTTGGGAGCCAAGAATTTTCGGCGAAGTCTCTCTCCATTACATACAGAAGTTGAAGCGTTCGTTTGGGCGATGCGATGCATGATCGGCCATGACTTCAGAGAGGTGGCTTTCTATACCGACtgctcagatttggtgaagatggtgtcttccccttCCGACTGGCCAGCGTTCTCGGC TATGTTGTACAAAGGTGATCGTCAAGCTAATGTCTCGGTATTGAGTACTACTCTTTTCCACTTTGgtgaaagatga